GCAGCTAAAGAATATTCAGAAGACAAAGGTTCTGCAGTAAATGGAGGTAAGTTACCAAGATTTGGTTCAGGTAGAATGGTTTTGCCTTTTGAAAATGCTGTAATGGACTTACAAAAAATCAACGATGTAAGTAAGCCTTTTAAAACTCGTTTTGGATGGCATATAGTGAAGTTGTTAAAGAAGTATCCAGTTAAGACTTTCGAGGAAATGAAAGAAGATTTACAAAGAAAGATCAGAACTAGTAACAGAGGTAATTTATCTACGCAGCGTTTAATAAAGAAGTTGAAAAAAGATTATCAACCTCAAGAAAATGGAACTTTAATACATAAAATGTCTCACAAAGAGCCTCTAACTAAACAAGATTCTTTAACTGTAGTGTATACTATAAAAGATAAAAAAATAACTTTAAATGAGTTTCTTGATTTTTCTCAAAACAAAAGATACATTACAACTGGTGAATTGTGGGAGAAATTTAAAGACCAAGAAATTTTAAATTATTACAAGAATAATTTAGAGCACATTTATCCAGAATATAAGTATACTTTACAAGAATATAAGGATGGTTTACTGTTATTTGATTTAATGAAAATGAAAGTTTGGAACAAGTCTCAGAATGACAGTGAAGAACTGTTAGCTTTTTTCAATAAAAATAAAAAAGATTATAAGAGTGAAGATTTAGAGAAGGTGAGAGGAGAGGTAATCAACGATTTTCAAAAGCATCTTGAGGACCAGTGGATTAATGATTTGAAATCTTCAAATAAAGTTAAAATAAATAAAAAGGTATTAAAAAGAGTAAAAAAGTTTTACAATAAATAGTGAATTTGAAGAAAGTTGTTTTCATATTATTTTTGGTGACGTTTTTATCTTGTGATGAAATAAATAATTTTTTATCAAGTGAAAATGAAACCACTAATGAACCTATTATTGCTTCTATAGGTGATACAAATTTGTATTTGTCTGATGTTGTTAATGTCGTCCCTAGAGGTACATCGAAAAATGATAGTTTAGTTTTAATAAAAAGTTTTATAAATAGTTGGGCGAAACGACAATTGATGTTAAAGAAAGCAGCCGAAAGTATTTCTGATGTAAACAACAAGCAAATAAATGAGTTGGTTAAAAATTATGAGGAAAGTTTATATATCAATGGATATAAGGAATCATTAATTAACCAACAATTAGACACAGTAATTTCAGAACAATCTATTCAAAAATACTATACAAACAATAAAGACAACTTCAGATTAAATGAAGAACTTTTACAACTAAAATATATCTATTTTGGAAAAGATTTTTTAGATAAGAAAGAAGCTATAAAAAAGTTTAAATCTAACTCAATAGAAGATCTAGAAGGTTTAGAAAATCTAACTATAAACTTTAAAGATTATATGTTAAGAGACTCTTCTTGGGTAAGCTATGATGATGTTTTGTTAAAAATCCCTCCTTTTAGATACATATCTAAGGAAAAACTGTTAAAAAAATCAAAATTCATTCAAAAAGAAGATAGTTTAGGAGTATATTTGGTCGCTGTGAATAATGTACTAAAGAGAAATGAAATTGCTCCTATAAGCTACATTAGAAGTAACATAAAACAACTTATTTTACACAAGCGTAAGATAGAATTAGTAAGAGAGATAGAAAAAACGTTGATTAATGATGCAATTAAAAACAATGAATTTAAAGAGTATTAGTATTTTTTTAATCTTAGGATTAGGGCCAATTTTTTCAAGTGCCCAAAAGAATAAAATAGATGGAGTAGCGGTAGTTGTAGGTAAAAATGTTGTTTTAGATTCAGATATTGAAAAGTTCAAAAAAGAACTTGAAACTCAAAGTGAAGGAAAAATCAAAGTTTCTGATTGTGAAATGTTAGAACAGTTAATGGAACGTAAGTTATTAGCTCATCATGCAGTAGTTGATAGTGTAACGGTTTCTAAAGCAGAAGTTGATGATAGAGTTACTAGAACTATAGCTTTTTTTACTAGAGAATATGGAGATCAACAAAAAGCTGTTGAAGCTTATGGTTTTAATGATATTGAAGATTTAAAAAAAGAACTAGAACGTGTTCAAAAAGAAGAATTGCTTATAGAAAAAGAGCAAGAAAAAATAACAGGAGATATTGATTTAACTCCAGAAGAAGTTCGATTATATTTCAATGGTTTAAAAGAAAAAAATGAATTACCTGAGTTTCCTGCGGAAGTTGAGCTTGCTCAAATTGTTTTAAAAGCAGAACCGACGGAAGAAGAAAATAAAAGAATTATAGCTAAATTAAATGAAATTAAGAAAGACGTTGAAGAAAACGATGCTAGTTTTAAATTAAAAGCTATTGTAAATTCTAATGATCCTTCTGTAGCTAGAAATGGAGGTAATTTAGGTACCATAAATAAAGATACTCAATTCATTAAAGAGTTTAAAGAGGTAGCTTTTTCATTAGATGAGGGACAAATTTCTGAACCTTTCAAGACAATCTTTGGATATCATATTATTTTACTACACAAAATCAAAGGTAAAGGTAGAGAGGTTTCGCATATTGTAATGGCTCCTGAAATATCTGATCAAAAGTTATCAGATGCTAAAGAGAAACTAGAAAAAATTAGAAAAGATATTATAGCTGGTGATATTACATTTGAAAAGGCAGTAAACGAATTTTCACAAGATGCTGATACTAAAAATAGTGGTGGGTTAATTTTGAATCCTTACACTGGTGAATCAACTTTTGATTTAACTAGAATGGATCCTGCTCTTTATGGTAGAATTAATGAATTACAAAAAGGAGGTTTTTCTGAAGTATTTTATGATGAAACTAGAGGAGGAGAGAAAATGTACAAATTACTTTACATGAGAAACAGAACCAATACGCATACTGCAGAACTGGTTAATGATTATGTGAAAATTCAAAAATTAGCGCTGTTAAAGAAAAAAGAAGAAACAATTGCTAAGTGGACAAAAGATAAAATATCAGAAACTTACGTGAAGATTGGAAGTGATCATAAAAAATGTTCATTTAAATCTAATTGGAAAAAAGATAATCAATAATGTCAGACGTTGCAGCAGTTAATAATTTGGTAACTAAATATGAAAAGTTACAAAAAGAAATAGGAAAAGTAATTATAGGTCAGAAAGAGGCTGTTAACTTTTCTCTACTTTCTATTTTTTGTGGAGGACACTCTTTGTTAATAGGAGTTCCGGGTTTAGCTAAAACTTTACTAGTAAATACAATTTCTGATGCTTTAGGCTTAAATTTTAATAGGATACAATTTACTCCAGATTTAATGCCATCAGATATTTTAGGAAGTGAAATTTTAGATGAAACTAGAAAGTTTAAATTCATTAAAGGACCAATATTTTCGAATATTATCTTAGCAGATGAGATTAATAGAACACCTCCAAAAACTCAGGCGGCTTTACTAGAAGCAATGCAAGAGCGTTCTGTAACTATTGCTGGTCATCATTATAAATTAGATTTACCTTTCTTTGTATTAGCAACTCAAAATCCAATTGAGCAAGAAGGAACATATCCATTACCAGAAGCACAATTAGATCGTTTTATGTTCTCTATAAATCTTGATTATCCATCATTTGAAGAAGAAGTAGAAGTAGTAAAAAACACCACAACTTCTAACGAACAAAAGGTTAATTCGCTATTTAATGCAAAAGAGATTGTAGAAATACAAAAATTGATTCGTAAAATACCTGTAGCAGATAATGTTGTAGAATATGCAGTAGGTTTAGTTGGTAAAACCAGACCTAAATCAGATAAAGCTACTGACTTAGTTAAAAAGTATATCGATTGGGGTGCAGGACCTCGTGCTTCGCAAAATTTAATTTTAGCTGCTAAAGCAAATGCCGCAGTTCATGGTAAATATTCTCCAGATATAGAAGATGTTCAAGCTGTTGCTGTTCCAATTTTATCACACAGAGTTGTTAAAAATTACAAGGCAGAAGCTGAAGGAATTACCATAAATGAAATAATTACTTCTTTGTTTTAAAACAAAAATAACATAAATAAAAAAACTCGGATGAAATCATCCGAGTTTTTTTATTTGGTAATATTTGTATAAACGATTTACTTCTTAATAAACTTTTTTGTAAGTAATCTTTGTCCGTCATTTACTTCTAATATATGTAACCCTTTCGATAAGTTACTAACATCAATATTTTCATCTATTGTACCATTTAGAACAGTTTGTCCAATAGTATTAATTATTCTGAAAGTAGCGTTTCTTTGATCTCTTAATGTGATTTTTAAGAAGTCAATAGCAGGATTAGGATAAACTTTAGCATCAAAAACTGGTTTTTCATTACCTAATTCACCATCAATTTCTAAATTAGTCAATATTTCAGCCGTTCTAGCTGAAGTACCAATATTAACCGTATAATCTTCTACTTCACCATATCCAAATGTTTCACAAGCAGTAGGAACTTCATTCCATTTCATAGATACACGCATTCTTGTATTTCCAGATTTAGCTGAAGTAGGTATAGTGAATGTGTATGATAAGTTTCCAGAACTTGAAGAAGAACCACTCACTAATTGTTCATTTGATTCAAACGTACCATTTTGATTTAAATCAATCCAAACACTCCAATATTCAGTGTAAGAAGAACTAACAAAACCAGCACTTACTACAATGGTATTGCTACCATAACTTAAATTCCCTACTAAGTTCGTAAAATCACCATATCCTGCATTTGCAGCTGTTGAGTTTACAATACCTCCAATAGCTATATTGTCAATATATTCATAGTTTACATTACTTCCTTTTGAGTTACAATACGTAAATACTGGTGTTGTAGGTAAAGTTGTAACATTAACTATATTGCTAGCAGAAGAAATGTTTCCAGCAGCATCTAAAGCTCTAATAGAAAATCCATAGGCTGTATCAGGATTTAAATTTGTCACATTATAACTTAATGCTGTAACTGTAGTGATCTTCGTAGTACCTCGATAAATTTCATAACCCGTTACGGCTTCATTATCTGTAGATGCATTCCAAGATAAGTTTAACGAAGTTTCTGAAATATTAGAAGCTGTAAGACCAGTTGGTATTGTTGGAGCTTGTGTATCAGGTAAAGATCCACCATCTATTGTATGAGTTCCAAGATCAGAAATAGTATTTGAGCTTAAAGAATTCCATTCAGAAGTTGTATATGATGTATTAGGTGAAATTACAGATGATTTACGCTGTAAAGTAACATCTTTACCAAAATTAGCACTACTAGCAGGTGTACCAACAAGATCAATTAAAGAATTATTTTTAAATAAAGCTATAGCATCATTACCATTAAAGTTCATTGCTCCAGCACTAATAGTTCGATCAGCTTCATTTTTAATAGCAGTAGAAGCATTTACATGTGCAACAACATAAACTTCGCCATTAGCTAATTGTCCAGATAAATTTAAAGTACTACCCCAAGAATTATTACCATTTGTAGTTTTTCTTAAAGAATATCCAGACAAGTTTACAGTACTTCCAGTAAAGTTCGCAATCTCTATAGCTTTATTAAAAGAAGAACCTTCTACGTATTCAGAAATTATCAATTCTGTAGTAGTTCCAGATCCTCCAGAACCATTAGGAGTAGTTGTAACATTTACTCCATTACTGTTAGCAGAAATATTACCTGCAGCATCAAAAGCTCTTACAGAAAAAGTATAAGCTGTTCCTGGAGTTAATCCAGTAACATTAAATGAAGTCGAAGTTGTTGTTCCTATTTGAGTAGATCCACTAAAAATGTTATATCCTGTAACTGCAATATTATCAGAAGAAGCTGTCCAAGCTAAGTCAGTAGTAGTTTGTGTTGTGTTAGATGCAATTAACCCGGAAGGATTTGTAGGAGCTTGTGTGTCGCTTCCTCCAGAATTACCAAATAAATCTTCTGCTTGTGGTCCTCCCCAAATTTGAGTAGCAAAAGCAGGGTTATCGATAAAAGGATTTCTATTTCCTTGTTCTTGCTCTAAAATAGGATTTCGTTGTTTTTCTAAATCAGATACAGGATCTTCTGCGTTCCATTGTAAAAACAAACTAATCATATTTGGATCAGTAGCTGTAATGCTTCCAACGCCTACGTTTATTGGCAGTGATTGATTTCCGTAGCGAATGTACATATACATCATCATTCGAGCTACATCTCCTTTCCATTCATCTCCAGGATACCAGTTTCCTTGTGGAGTTATATATGAAGGTGTACCAGATCCTGCAGCAAATTTTCGATTACTTCTTGAAGAATTTCTTTGTGCATCACAGGGTCTTAAATTATGAGCATCTGCACCAGGGCCAGAAGTTCCTAGATTTGGATTTGCAAGCGATCTAGAATATACATGTTCTCTATTCCAAACGCCACTTCCTCCACCATTTTCATCTCTACCACGAGTTCTATCATTAGTAATATTGGAGTCAGTATCATTCCAACCATAAATTAAAATTACTTTAGTTGGATCTGTTGGGTCTAAATCAGTTTGTTTCAAAGCGTTCCAAACGCCAGGTGTATAACTTAAAAAATTATTATGAGTACTGATAACTTTAGTAGCAAGTTCATCTTTAAGGTTAGAACCTGTTAGATTTAAGTTTACATCGTTGTAGTACGATGGTACTTGTCCTAATACTGACAGAGAAGTCATCAGCATTAAAACAGCCAAATGTTTTTTCATTATGTAGTTGTGTTGGGTTTAATCGATTACAAATAACATATCGTTATGTTAACAAAACATTAATAAAGTGTTAATTTTTAAGAAGTTATTAACACTTTTGAAAATGGTGTTTTATTCCAAGATAATCTTCAGAAAAAATGTAAATTTGCAGGCTAAATACTAGACTAAAAAATGAAAATATCATATAACTGGCTACAACAATTTTTACAATTTGACTGGAATCCAGAAAAGATAGGGGAATTATTGACGGATTTAGGACTGGAAGTTGAGGGAATTGAACTTAAAGAAAGTATTAAAGGAAGTTTAAAAGGTGTTGTTGTTGGTGAAGTTCTAACCTGCAAAAAACATCCAAATGCAGATAAACTTAAAGTTACTACTGTTAATTTAGGAGAAGGTGAACCAGTACAAATAGTTTGTGGAGCACCAAATGTAGATGCTGGACAAAAAGTTCCTGTAGCTACTATTGGAACAATGTTATACGACGAAAAAGGAGAAGGCTTTAAAATTAAAAAAGGAAAAATCAGAGGTGAAGAGAGTCATGGTATGATCTGTGCCGAAGATGAATTAGGTTTAGGATCTAGTCATGATGGAATTATGATTCTAGATGAATCTTTAGTTCCAGGAACTCCTTGTGCTGATGTATTTAAAATAGAAACTGATCATGTTTTTGAAATTGGATTAACTCCTAACAGAGCTGATGCAATGAGCCATTATGGAGTGGCAAGAGATTTAAGAGCTGGTTTGTTACAAAACGACGTGAAATTAGAATTAATTTCACCTTCAGTTTCTGATTTTCATGTTGATGAAAGAAGATTAAAGATTGATGTTGAAGTTGAAA
This genomic stretch from Tenacibaculum jejuense harbors:
- a CDS encoding peptidylprolyl isomerase, which codes for MKTKFIFTISLFISITLFSQKDEVLLTINKTPIYVSEFKRVYEKNLDQIKEEEKDIDKNLNLFINYKLKLIDAYQLKLDTSKTYKSELNSYKNQLMTPYLHDDEFKQKMVKEAYDRTLEEVRASHILLAYPKNSDKKDSLTLKKKLEEVRTRILNGEAFEKVAKEVSSDPSAKINGGDLGYFSAFRMVYQFEDAAYKTKVGDISKPFGTRFGYHILKVTDKRKSRGEVEAAHILIRNTEAKGKSKIDSIYKQILSGLAFGDAAKEYSEDKGSAVNGGKLPRFGSGRMVLPFENAVMDLQKINDVSKPFKTRFGWHIVKLLKKYPVKTFEEMKEDLQRKIRTSNRGNLSTQRLIKKLKKDYQPQENGTLIHKMSHKEPLTKQDSLTVVYTIKDKKITLNEFLDFSQNKRYITTGELWEKFKDQEILNYYKNNLEHIYPEYKYTLQEYKDGLLLFDLMKMKVWNKSQNDSEELLAFFNKNKKDYKSEDLEKVRGEVINDFQKHLEDQWINDLKSSNKVKINKKVLKRVKKFYNK
- a CDS encoding endonuclease, producing MKKHLAVLMLMTSLSVLGQVPSYYNDVNLNLTGSNLKDELATKVISTHNNFLSYTPGVWNALKQTDLDPTDPTKVILIYGWNDTDSNITNDRTRGRDENGGGSGVWNREHVYSRSLANPNLGTSGPGADAHNLRPCDAQRNSSRSNRKFAAGSGTPSYITPQGNWYPGDEWKGDVARMMMYMYIRYGNQSLPINVGVGSITATDPNMISLFLQWNAEDPVSDLEKQRNPILEQEQGNRNPFIDNPAFATQIWGGPQAEDLFGNSGGSDTQAPTNPSGLIASNTTQTTTDLAWTASSDNIAVTGYNIFSGSTQIGTTTSTSFNVTGLTPGTAYTFSVRAFDAAGNISANSNGVNVTTTPNGSGGSGTTTELIISEYVEGSSFNKAIEIANFTGSTVNLSGYSLRKTTNGNNSWGSTLNLSGQLANGEVYVVAHVNASTAIKNEADRTISAGAMNFNGNDAIALFKNNSLIDLVGTPASSANFGKDVTLQRKSSVISPNTSYTTSEWNSLSSNTISDLGTHTIDGGSLPDTQAPTIPTGLTASNISETSLNLSWNASTDNEAVTGYEIYRGTTKITTVTALSYNVTNLNPDTAYGFSIRALDAAGNISSASNIVNVTTLPTTPVFTYCNSKGSNVNYEYIDNIAIGGIVNSTAANAGYGDFTNLVGNLSYGSNTIVVSAGFVSSSYTEYWSVWIDLNQNGTFESNEQLVSGSSSSSGNLSYTFTIPTSAKSGNTRMRVSMKWNEVPTACETFGYGEVEDYTVNIGTSARTAEILTNLEIDGELGNEKPVFDAKVYPNPAIDFLKITLRDQRNATFRIINTIGQTVLNGTIDENIDVSNLSKGLHILEVNDGQRLLTKKFIKK
- a CDS encoding AAA family ATPase — encoded protein: MSDVAAVNNLVTKYEKLQKEIGKVIIGQKEAVNFSLLSIFCGGHSLLIGVPGLAKTLLVNTISDALGLNFNRIQFTPDLMPSDILGSEILDETRKFKFIKGPIFSNIILADEINRTPPKTQAALLEAMQERSVTIAGHHYKLDLPFFVLATQNPIEQEGTYPLPEAQLDRFMFSINLDYPSFEEEVEVVKNTTTSNEQKVNSLFNAKEIVEIQKLIRKIPVADNVVEYAVGLVGKTRPKSDKATDLVKKYIDWGAGPRASQNLILAAKANAAVHGKYSPDIEDVQAVAVPILSHRVVKNYKAEAEGITINEIITSLF
- a CDS encoding peptidylprolyl isomerase, which produces MMQLKTMNLKSISIFLILGLGPIFSSAQKNKIDGVAVVVGKNVVLDSDIEKFKKELETQSEGKIKVSDCEMLEQLMERKLLAHHAVVDSVTVSKAEVDDRVTRTIAFFTREYGDQQKAVEAYGFNDIEDLKKELERVQKEELLIEKEQEKITGDIDLTPEEVRLYFNGLKEKNELPEFPAEVELAQIVLKAEPTEEENKRIIAKLNEIKKDVEENDASFKLKAIVNSNDPSVARNGGNLGTINKDTQFIKEFKEVAFSLDEGQISEPFKTIFGYHIILLHKIKGKGREVSHIVMAPEISDQKLSDAKEKLEKIRKDIIAGDITFEKAVNEFSQDADTKNSGGLILNPYTGESTFDLTRMDPALYGRINELQKGGFSEVFYDETRGGEKMYKLLYMRNRTNTHTAELVNDYVKIQKLALLKKKEETIAKWTKDKISETYVKIGSDHKKCSFKSNWKKDNQ